ACCTATTGAGATTTAATATCCTAggatttctcctctctctgtgggCTGTTCTCTCTTCACATCTCCCAGGGAAGTCTATTATTCTTGGATCCCTGGGCTGTTTACTACTCCCCATAAATTCCAGAGCTCATAATTTTTATGCCAACTGTCATCTGAGAACACATCCTCAGCTCATCTGTAAAGCTCCTTTCTCAgtgttgtgtctttttttccagATAGGAAATCCCTGCCATTGCCAGGACCTCAGACTGTGAGTCTCTGCTCATAACCACAGTTAAGTACTGGAACCTTGGCTTCATCACATTAATTAATCCCAGAGTATCCAATGGTTCATCCTTAACCTTTTCTTATGTTGTCTTGGCAATATCCTGCATAAGAGATGGACTTTTTGCCCTGTTATAGCAGGAAATAGAGGCTTGGAGAATCTTTTTAAGGGGGTGAGGGCTAGAATTAGAGAATATAAGGTTATATGGTGCTCTAGAAGTgatttcatctataaaacaacTACCAGATCATTTTCAGGGAGAATATAttaactgttttccatagcaagATCACATGCCATGCCCTCTTAATCTCTAGttgctaaaaaatatttaaaacacaatttcCTTTCTGGGGACTCACATCTGCTCCTTCTCTTAATTGGTTTGCACTGGTATCGGTGAGGGGAAAACATCAAAGATACAAGGCTGTGTCTTTAATAGGAAGATGTGTAATTATACATGAGTATTTGGCAAAAGTACCAGGCTTCATACAACCAAGTGGGTCACACATTTCTAAGCTCTTCAAGATGGAGCTAGGAAGCTGAAATCTCCAGAATTCTGACCTAATAGTGCAAAGTCAAACCAGCTTCATCTCCAAgcctttttgtgtctgttttgtcaCAATTTGCTTTGAATACATTTAGATGACTTCAGTGTTCATCAAATTACTTTACCATTAAAGAAGGATGATTTGCTCCATGATTAGGCAGTGCATGTTTATTCAAACATAGAGGCAGcaggaaatttctggaaaaaacaTTTATCTAATTGTGAACAGGAATCATCTTTTGTTGGTGATAACACAAGAGTATTTTGATCTTTTTCAGATATGTTTTcctatatttaaaagtaattatagCAAGAATAAATCCAGggtgatatatatatgtgataaatcactaaattctacttctgaagcCAAAATTACagttatgttaactaactagaatttaaataaaactttaaaagaaggaataaatccATAACTGCCTTATGTGCTAAGAAggaatttaaactttatttgaaagaaagtgtGAGGGCATGgactattttaagaaatagaatatcaGTTTAGGACAATCAGATTGCTGACAAGAGGAAAGAatcacagagaaaggcaaataaatgTGACCATGTAAGGCTTGGTAAGCAGGGCTCAAGGAAGAGCTGCTTGAGTGAATTAAAAGCGAGGAAGCAATAGGACAAGGAAGCAGTTGTTTACCAATAGGAAAGGTTTGTTTGTTAGTTCCCAGTTTTGCTAAATGGCtcctgaacagaataaaaagtacatgaaaaccAACAAAAGAGTCTAACAAAAGATGAGCCTAGTTTTGAACATGAATCAAAACATGCAGTGACAGTGTCTTCAATATTATGCATAAGTAATTCttgtttattaattaaaatcaaaatcatcTTATTACCTGTGCCTAAATCATATACTTTTATGCCTTTATAGATTCTCTaagacgaaaaaaaaaaaaatttccatgatTTTCTCTATTATGTGACTGCCCTGAATGTTTCGCTTTCCAAGCTATTCTTTTGAGACCTCCTCAAAAGTCCATACAAGGTAGGACATAAAAGAAGTTATTCCTCTTCCAATACGTACCATATGCATGTTTGTATATGATTAGAGTCTATGATATAACATTTTTGGAGGCTATATAAGATATTAGTGGACATCTATAGCAACTGGGGATGGTGCAGCTATAAATTTTAATCTTCCAtaatactacattaaaaaaatctctttgttaTTAATAAAACCTTGGAGCATGATtgagacaaaaatgaagaaaatcatccACTTGATACCACAATATTTCTGAAGAGAtgatgaaagtttaaaaaaacaacgaCGACAAAAACCCTATATATGTGATGATCCCCAAATGAGCTGGCTGAGGACAATGCAAATAGGGATTTGAGATCCATGCTGAATTCTCCCTGAATAGTCAACAATGATAATTGCTCCTTGGAATTTTAACGTCTACTGCCAAAGTCCTGGAAAAacattgtcatttattttaaaaggctaGAGGGAATGGACTACAGAATGCATTTTGTTACAGCaccaaactatggagacagtttaaaaatagtgtttgatGATAATTCTGCTCAAAGAAAGCAACTttgaaaaccattttctttttctcttaggaAAAGATGTCTGCATCTCTGAAAGACTCTAATAGCTCCAAATTCCAGGTCTCTGAGTTCATCCTGATGGGATTCCCAGGCATTCATAGCTGGCAACACTGGCTCTCCTTTCCATTGGCAGTACTCTACCTCTCAGCAATTGGTGCTAACATCCTCATCCTCATCACCATTTGTCAGGACCCTGCCCTTCAGCAGCCTATGTACTATTTCTTGGGCATTCTCTCTGTGGTGGACATGGGCCTGGCCACCACCATCATGCCCAAGATCTTGGCCATCTTCTGGTTTGATGCCAAGGTCATCAGCCTCCCTGAGTGCTTTGCTCAGATTTATGCCATTCACTGCTTTGTTGGCATGGAGTCTGGTATCTTCCTCTGTATGGCTTTTGACAGATATGTAGCGATTTGTCACCCTCTTCGCTACCCATCAATTGTCACCAATGCCTTAATCTTAAAAGCTACTGTGTTCATGGTACTTAGAAATGGCTTGTTTGTCATTCCGGTGCCTGTGCTTGCAGCCCAGCGTAATTATTGCTCCAGGAATGAGATTGAGCATTGCCTGTGCTCTAACCTTGGGGTCACTAGCCTGGCTTGCGATGACAGGAGGCCAAACAGCATCTGCCAGTTGGTTCTGGCATGGATTGGAATGGGGAGTGACCTAGGTCTCATAATACTGTCATACACTTTGATTTTGCGCTCTGTACTTAGACTGAACTCAGCTGAAGCTGCATCCAAAGCTCTGAGCACTTGTAGCTCCCATCTGATCCTTATTCTCTTCTTCTACACAGCTGTTGTTGTGGTTTCAGTAACTCACTTGGCAGAACCCAAAGCTCCTTTGATTCCAGTTCTACTCAATGTGCTGCACAACATCATCCCCCCTTCCCTCAACCCTATAGTTTATGCACTTAGGACTAAAGAGCTCAGGGCAAGCTTCCAAAAGGTGTTTTGTTTGAgcctagaaaagaacacaaggCACCAAAGACCTTCTGCATGATACACAGGAACCTTGGCTTCTTCTAAAATGGATAGTAGAACTTCAAATATGATGGGGAAAGTAAATGCCTTTGAGATATCTTTTTCACTTTGTAAAAGCACCTGAAAACAACATTATAAAACGTTCTGAATaacgaataaatgaatgaaaatgaataaaatgaataattgaataaaaaaatattcacggggcacttgagtggctctgttggttaagcacctgccttcagctccagtcatgatcacagggtcctcagattgagccctgcatcaggctccttgctcatcggggagcttccttccccttctcctccctgctcttgctctctctcactatctctgtctctctctcaaataaataaaatcttcaaataaaaaaattcacagtAGTTCCAAAATATTCTCAAGAGCTGAATATATGTGAGAAAAGGAAGGGCTTCCTACCAAACTAatcaaatggaataaaatgtacaatttatgATGTGTATCTCccatctgaaataaaaaatatatagtaatacaCACATCCAAGGAAATAAGTGAGTGGGACCCGAGTTACAGATTATGATTGTTTATTGATAGTTGTAACTTGGTACCAAAGTCTATCTGCCTGGACAAGTGTCTTTCCAATAATGTGCATGCAGAGGCaggaatagaaaatatttcagatgAGCAAAGCCAAATCAACCTATGATGGGGCTCTGGATTGAATAGGGAAAGATGACCAAACttggataaacagaatgtgaGAGGATCAAGTACATAGGTAGGAAGGTAAGAGGGTAGAGaagacaaagagatggaaaagacagaataagacagagactgagagagaaagggagaaagggagagaaacagatgcACAGAAGGATTTATCTTTTGCTCCATTTGGCTCTCCAGGTCTGCTCTCTACCCTTTCCTCACCATCTGCACCCTGGAGCTCAGGATTCATAGAATGTGCAACCCAGGATCCTTTGTTTTCTAGCATCCAGTGAGGTTGTGCCAAGAGTTTGGGTTTTTATTCTTCTCCCAGTCCCTGAAGCACTTGCCAGGCTTCTCACCAGTGATAGCTACAGCTTGTATGGTTTatcaaagaacatttttaaaggttgttgtttttctttaaaaaaatttttttttgagagagagagaaagaaagcacacaagcaggatagaggggcagagggagaggtagagaaagtAGGGACACACCCAGTGGGTAGCCCATTGCTATCTCACATCTCTGGCTTTATGtcctgagccaatatcaagagtcagacacataactgactgagccacccaggtggaaTCCgagaacatttttaataaatattctctCCCCTTCAGGACAAGGAAGTGATCAAGTCATTACATTGGTTTCTTACCAGGATCCTGACTGACTCACAAGCTTT
This DNA window, taken from Lutra lutra chromosome 10, mLutLut1.2, whole genome shotgun sequence, encodes the following:
- the LOC125079762 gene encoding olfactory receptor 56B1-like, translating into MSASLKDSNSSKFQVSEFILMGFPGIHSWQHWLSFPLAVLYLSAIGANILILITICQDPALQQPMYYFLGILSVVDMGLATTIMPKILAIFWFDAKVISLPECFAQIYAIHCFVGMESGIFLCMAFDRYVAICHPLRYPSIVTNALILKATVFMVLRNGLFVIPVPVLAAQRNYCSRNEIEHCLCSNLGVTSLACDDRRPNSICQLVLAWIGMGSDLGLIILSYTLILRSVLRLNSAEAASKALSTCSSHLILILFFYTAVVVVSVTHLAEPKAPLIPVLLNVLHNIIPPSLNPIVYALRTKELRASFQKVFCLSLEKNTRHQRPSA